TCCACGGCTCGTTCCACGAGGTCCGCCCGTCCGAGGTCATCGTCCAGACCTTCACCTACGAGGCCGAGCCCGACGGCGTGGCCCTGGAGCGGGTCGTGTTCGAGGACCTCGGCGGCGGGCGCACCCGCCTCACGGCGACGTCGCTCGTCGACTCCTTCGAGGCCCGCGACGCGTTCCTGGCGAGCGGCATGGAGTACGGCGTCCGCGAGAGCTACGAGCGCCTCGACGACCTGCTCGCCGGGTGAGCGGCACCCCGAGCCCGGACGAGGCGGCGCCGGCGACCGATGAGTTCGGCGGCGCCGTCCCGTCCACTCCTGCGATGACGATCTCCCCCGTCGACCTCGGACCGGCGGCCCGCCGCATGGCCGACCTCGTGGCCACCCTGCCCGCCGACGCCCTCGGGCGGCCGACCCCGTGCGAGGACTACACGGTCGGCGACCTGCTCGACCACGTCGCCGGCGCGGCCGCCGCCTTCCGGGCGGCCGCCGTCAAGGACCCGCTCCCGGCGGCCGGGCCGGGCGACGCCGCCAACCTGGCGCCCGACTGGCAGGCCCGCCTGCCGGGCGACGTGATGGCCCTCGCCCGGGCCTGGGACGACCCCGGCGCCTGGACGGGCACGACGGCGGCCGGCGGCGTCGAGCTGCCCGGCGCCGTGGCCGGCATCGTCGCCCTCGACGAGCTCCTGCTGCACGGGTGGGACCTCGCCAGGGCCACGGGCCGGGCGTACGACTACGACGGTCCCGGCCTCGACGTCGTCTTCGACCAGGTCACGTACTTCCGCAGCCTCGGCCTCGAGGGCATCTTCGGCCCCGAGATCCCCATCCCCGACGACGCCCCGCTGTTCCGCCGGGTCCTCGGCGTCGCCGGTCGCGACCCCGACTGGCAGCCGCCGGAGGGAGGAGAGCAGTGACGCTTCCGAGGATCGCCACCCGCGAGGAGTGGCTCGTGGCCCGCAAGGAGCTGCTGGCCAAGGAGAAGGACCTGACCCGCCGGCGGGACGCGCTCAACACCGAGCGGCGCAACCTGCCCATGGTCGAGGTGACCGAGGACTACGTGTTCGACGGGCCCGAGGGCAAGGTCGGCCTCGCCGACCTGTTCGACGGCCGCCGCCAGCTGATCCTGTACCACTTC
This genomic stretch from Acidimicrobiales bacterium harbors:
- a CDS encoding SRPBCC family protein, which encodes MTGTRETEITADPTVPAIRITREFDAPPEKVFRAHVDPDLVVRWLGPRRHEMRIDRWDCRTGGAYRYLHTSDGEEFAFHGSFHEVRPSEVIVQTFTYEAEPDGVALERVVFEDLGGGRTRLTATSLVDSFEARDAFLASGMEYGVRESYERLDDLLAG
- a CDS encoding TIGR03086 family metal-binding protein gives rise to the protein MSGTPSPDEAAPATDEFGGAVPSTPAMTISPVDLGPAARRMADLVATLPADALGRPTPCEDYTVGDLLDHVAGAAAAFRAAAVKDPLPAAGPGDAANLAPDWQARLPGDVMALARAWDDPGAWTGTTAAGGVELPGAVAGIVALDELLLHGWDLARATGRAYDYDGPGLDVVFDQVTYFRSLGLEGIFGPEIPIPDDAPLFRRVLGVAGRDPDWQPPEGGEQ